One genomic window of Thermococcus indicus includes the following:
- the cdr gene encoding CoA-disulfide reductase, with protein sequence MEKTVVIIGGGAAGMSAASRVKRLKPEWDVKVFEATEWVSHAPCGVPYVVEGISPKEKLMHYPPEVFIKKRGIDLHMRAEVIEVDQGAVRVREPDGEHTYGWDYLVFANGASPQVPAIDGCGLEGVFTADLPPDAVAIREYMEKHDVRNVAVIGTGYIALEMAEAFVAQGKNVTLIGRSERILRKTFDGEITEVVEEKLKAHLNLRLQELTMRFEGDGKVERVITDANEYPADMVIVATGIKPNTELARELGVRIGETGAIWTNERMETSVENVYAAGDVAETRHLITGRRVWIPLAPPGNKMGYVAGSNIAGRDVVFPGVLGTSITKFLDLEIGKTGLTEAEAIREGYDVRTAFIKAGTKPHYYPGSKQIWLKGVVDNETNRLLGVQAVGAEILPRIDTAATMLTAGFTTRDAFFTDLAYAPPFAPVWDPLIVLARVLKF encoded by the coding sequence ATGGAGAAGACGGTGGTTATCATAGGCGGTGGAGCGGCTGGAATGAGCGCCGCGTCTCGCGTTAAGAGGCTCAAACCCGAGTGGGACGTCAAGGTCTTCGAGGCAACGGAGTGGGTCAGCCACGCCCCCTGCGGCGTGCCCTACGTCGTTGAGGGCATCTCGCCGAAGGAGAAGCTCATGCACTATCCGCCCGAGGTCTTCATCAAGAAGAGGGGCATAGACCTTCACATGAGGGCGGAGGTCATTGAGGTTGACCAGGGGGCGGTCAGGGTCAGGGAACCCGATGGGGAGCACACCTACGGGTGGGACTACCTCGTCTTCGCCAACGGTGCTTCCCCCCAGGTTCCGGCCATAGATGGCTGCGGCCTTGAGGGGGTTTTCACCGCGGATCTTCCGCCCGACGCAGTCGCGATAAGGGAGTACATGGAAAAGCACGATGTCAGGAACGTTGCTGTCATTGGAACGGGCTACATAGCCCTTGAAATGGCCGAGGCCTTCGTCGCCCAGGGTAAGAACGTCACCCTCATCGGCAGAAGCGAGCGCATCCTCAGAAAGACGTTTGACGGGGAGATCACCGAGGTCGTTGAGGAGAAACTCAAAGCCCACCTCAACCTCCGCCTTCAGGAACTGACGATGCGCTTTGAGGGCGATGGAAAAGTCGAGAGAGTTATCACGGACGCCAATGAGTACCCCGCGGATATGGTGATCGTGGCGACTGGCATAAAGCCCAACACCGAGCTCGCGAGGGAGCTGGGGGTCAGGATTGGAGAGACCGGGGCCATCTGGACCAACGAGAGGATGGAAACCAGCGTCGAGAACGTCTACGCCGCCGGAGACGTTGCCGAGACGAGGCACCTGATAACCGGCAGGCGCGTCTGGATCCCGCTTGCCCCGCCAGGAAACAAGATGGGGTACGTTGCCGGAAGCAACATCGCCGGAAGGGACGTGGTCTTCCCGGGCGTTCTTGGAACGAGCATAACCAAGTTCCTTGACCTCGAAATAGGAAAAACCGGTCTAACCGAGGCGGAGGCCATCAGGGAGGGCTACGACGTCAGGACGGCCTTCATAAAAGCGGGCACGAAGCCACATTATTATCCTGGTTCGAAGCAGATATGGCTGAAGGGAGTGGTTGACAACGAGACGAACAGACTCCTCGGCGTTCAGGCCGTCGGCGCCGAGATACTGCCGAGAATAGACACCGCTGCAACGATGCTCACCGCGGGATTCACGACGAGGGATGCCTTCTTCACGGATCTGGCCTACGCACCGCCCTTCGCGCCAGTATGGGACCCGCTCATAGTCCTCGCCAGGGTTCTCAAGTTTTAA
- a CDS encoding MFS transporter: MSQRVAVAVRNASVANRYRYIPKMPGWFYSFVPFKVATGGSSALVSLYLLELGGNASTVGLTFALSSLASMLGALFWGRVSDRMLRRKPFILLGFASVPLFLTAMAFVKTPAQLIAVNTAYAFFLASTLSVPIALVLRSVRKHSWDHAIGKFNEISGWGWVLGLVLGFGLSRFLTMPQLFIAFAILGLPSVFMGERMIREAPIYINRRSIKAFGNYVVEKARYFPSFILHTNFSLPEGLGRFYVAFLLFWISAGLYFPQMPVLLTSEGYTREVVYLALIANSAVSAMNYTRVGAAMGGGKEGVLRRGLLLRAGAFAAMVLGTLVSPALLPLAFASYILAGYSWAFIGISSTAIVSERAGEKEKGSAMGTYNVVGSAGYITGSALGGLAASTVGFAPIFGAGLLLLGASIALLKK; the protein is encoded by the coding sequence ATGAGCCAGAGAGTTGCCGTCGCGGTGAGGAACGCATCGGTAGCGAACCGCTACCGCTACATCCCCAAGATGCCGGGATGGTTCTACTCCTTCGTGCCCTTCAAGGTGGCCACCGGGGGAAGCTCCGCCCTGGTTAGCCTCTACCTCCTGGAACTCGGGGGAAACGCCTCAACCGTTGGATTGACCTTCGCCCTCTCCAGCTTAGCCTCGATGCTAGGCGCACTGTTCTGGGGCAGGGTGAGCGACAGGATGCTGAGGAGAAAGCCGTTCATACTCCTCGGCTTTGCCAGCGTTCCGCTCTTCCTCACGGCGATGGCCTTCGTGAAGACCCCGGCCCAGCTCATCGCGGTAAACACTGCCTACGCATTCTTCCTCGCCTCCACCCTATCGGTCCCCATAGCGCTCGTGCTACGGAGCGTCAGGAAGCACAGCTGGGACCACGCCATCGGCAAGTTCAACGAGATAAGCGGCTGGGGGTGGGTCCTCGGTCTAGTCCTCGGTTTCGGCCTGTCGAGGTTCCTGACCATGCCCCAGCTGTTTATCGCTTTCGCCATCCTGGGCCTGCCCTCGGTCTTTATGGGGGAGCGGATGATACGGGAGGCTCCGATATACATCAACAGACGCTCCATCAAGGCGTTCGGCAACTACGTGGTTGAGAAGGCCCGCTACTTCCCCAGCTTCATACTTCACACAAACTTCAGCCTTCCGGAGGGCCTGGGGAGGTTCTACGTAGCATTCCTGCTCTTCTGGATCTCGGCGGGCCTCTACTTCCCCCAGATGCCGGTGCTCCTCACGAGCGAGGGCTACACTAGGGAGGTCGTGTACCTGGCGCTCATCGCCAACTCCGCGGTCTCGGCGATGAACTACACCCGCGTCGGGGCCGCGATGGGGGGCGGAAAGGAAGGAGTGCTGAGAAGGGGACTGCTCCTCCGCGCCGGGGCCTTCGCGGCAATGGTGCTCGGGACCCTGGTCTCCCCAGCGCTGCTCCCGCTGGCCTTTGCCTCCTACATCCTGGCGGGCTACTCCTGGGCCTTCATCGGAATCTCCTCGACTGCCATAGTTAGTGAGAGGGCCGGAGAAAAGGAGAAGGGCAGCGCGATGGGAACCTACAACGTCGTGGGCTCGGCGGGGTACATTACTGGTAGCGCCCTCGGCGGCCTTGCCGCATCCACCGTCGGCTTCGCCCCAATATTTGGAGCGGGACTGCTCCTGCTGGGGGCCAGCATCGCCCTTCTGAAAAAGTAA
- a CDS encoding Rossmann-like domain-containing protein, with the protein MLLTEFKKKALRLIDEELNVLDFSFGLPYTWVLVEGPEGKALGVAMTLPEEIGRFDNSIEEPALEAFIEKADSLNIIERSLGLAAINAVSQYYIDFGSAKWIDAVELLDSDIEKVAVIGNMPPIVRGLREKGFKLYVFERNPKLWDRETLSDSLEYWLLPEVDAVVASASCMINGTLDMLLDRAKNARIFLLTGPTGQVLPEFLRGTGVTHVASMKVVNVERAILQLKLGCFRGFSDESRKYVLEI; encoded by the coding sequence ATGCTACTGACCGAATTCAAGAAAAAGGCCCTGAGGCTCATCGATGAAGAGCTCAATGTTCTGGACTTCTCCTTCGGCCTGCCCTACACCTGGGTTCTGGTCGAGGGGCCTGAGGGCAAGGCCCTCGGCGTTGCAATGACCCTCCCCGAGGAGATAGGAAGATTCGACAACTCCATCGAGGAGCCCGCGCTGGAGGCGTTCATTGAAAAGGCCGACAGCCTCAACATCATCGAGAGGTCCCTCGGTCTGGCTGCGATAAACGCGGTTTCGCAGTACTACATCGACTTCGGCAGTGCGAAGTGGATTGACGCCGTGGAACTGCTCGATAGCGACATCGAAAAGGTAGCCGTCATCGGGAATATGCCGCCGATAGTCAGGGGCCTGCGGGAGAAGGGATTCAAGCTCTACGTCTTCGAGAGAAACCCGAAGCTCTGGGACAGGGAGACGCTGAGCGATTCCCTGGAGTACTGGCTCCTGCCGGAGGTGGACGCCGTGGTGGCTAGCGCATCCTGCATGATCAACGGAACCCTGGACATGCTCCTCGACAGGGCAAAGAACGCCAGGATTTTTCTCCTGACCGGCCCCACGGGACAGGTTCTCCCCGAGTTCCTCAGGGGCACCGGAGTGACCCACGTGGCCTCGATGAAGGTCGTGAACGTTGAAAGGGCGATACTCCAGCTGAAGCTCGGTTGCTTCAGGGGCTTCTCCGACGAGAGCCGGAAATACGTCCTCGAAATATGA
- a CDS encoding radical SAM protein translates to MIAFGPVPSRRLGRSLGINNIPDKVCSYACVYCQIGRTLRMEVERRAFYDPELIFEEVSRKVGEAEAAGERIDYITFVPDGEPTLDVNLSKEVEMLKTLGIPLAILTNSSLIWREDVREELLEFDFVSLKLDAVSEPLWRRVDRPHKSLSLEKILEGMLTFADGFGGKLVTETMLINVDYGDELEKIADFLAELKPDKAYIGIPTRPPAERWVEPADERTIHMAYRLFSERLGGNRVEYLIGYEGNAFASTGNIREDLLSITAVHPMREEAVRELLRKAGADWDVVEELLRDGKLIELEYGGRRFYMRALPSRRKP, encoded by the coding sequence ATGATAGCCTTCGGTCCGGTTCCATCGAGGAGACTTGGCAGGAGTCTCGGGATAAACAACATACCCGACAAGGTCTGCAGCTATGCATGCGTTTACTGCCAGATAGGCAGAACTTTGCGGATGGAGGTTGAAAGGAGAGCCTTTTACGATCCGGAGCTGATCTTCGAGGAGGTTTCGAGGAAGGTCGGGGAGGCTGAAGCGGCCGGGGAGAGGATAGACTACATCACCTTCGTTCCCGACGGGGAGCCGACGCTCGACGTAAACCTCTCCAAGGAGGTGGAGATGCTGAAAACCCTCGGAATACCCCTGGCGATACTCACGAACTCCTCGCTGATATGGCGCGAAGACGTCAGGGAGGAGCTTCTTGAGTTCGACTTCGTCTCGCTCAAGCTCGACGCGGTGAGCGAGCCCCTCTGGCGCAGGGTGGACAGACCGCACAAGAGCCTCAGCCTTGAGAAAATCCTCGAGGGTATGCTGACCTTTGCGGACGGCTTTGGGGGGAAGCTCGTCACCGAGACCATGCTGATAAACGTTGACTATGGTGACGAGCTCGAAAAGATTGCCGACTTTCTGGCGGAGCTCAAGCCGGACAAGGCCTATATAGGGATCCCCACGAGGCCCCCAGCAGAGAGATGGGTTGAACCAGCTGACGAAAGGACGATACACATGGCCTACCGGCTGTTTTCAGAGCGGCTCGGAGGGAATCGGGTTGAGTATCTCATAGGCTACGAGGGAAACGCCTTCGCCTCAACAGGGAACATCAGGGAAGACCTGCTGAGCATTACGGCAGTTCACCCGATGAGGGAGGAGGCCGTGAGGGAGCTCCTGAGAAAAGCAGGGGCTGACTGGGACGTGGTGGAGGAACTCCTCAGGGACGGAAAGCTGATCGAACTCGAATACGGGGGAAGGCGCTTCTACATGCGCGCCCTCCCGAGCAGGAGAAAACCTTAA
- a CDS encoding potassium channel family protein: MCEYTYENGQKCRLKPIEGSAYCPLHIPYDEGERLLGDEIKRVKEEAFLKRLNAGQTYFEGVYLYDVKISDFKAEKPIVFKNSQVRTILFDGVNVPGVTFYNSTVGRLVVFESELGTFTVHGSHVFGLNLLRVGFSNSVYIRNSSVRYVMINSTEYTGKGEEGEREYGERRTATGRIELSDLSEVRRIGINVRYPLLRKILEEHGIKPSESRERAVKATALVLRNIGFDQSARFKRQVRLSVRRFHGNLVLENLNVFGHAEILGSWLRNPEFVHTRVMGNLIFRKVSFHGDFAWNSTVLPNIPVELNVEGFVEVEDCRFNSHRAAEVLYRLARISWERNGDFERADRYYYLEMVAKRNSRLSGRGRGIKRLFMRMEALFEWLFADLTCKYGTDWKRPILIWLAAVNVFFPILFFLTRSVEGISGAMGFLDYEYFSVVTATTLGYGDYHPIGMGRVIASVEALFGMFMWAVFLTVFARRYMR; encoded by the coding sequence ATGTGCGAGTACACCTACGAGAACGGGCAGAAGTGCAGGCTGAAGCCCATCGAGGGCTCCGCCTACTGTCCCCTCCACATACCTTACGACGAGGGCGAGAGGCTTCTGGGGGATGAAATAAAACGGGTGAAGGAGGAGGCTTTTCTCAAAAGGCTCAATGCAGGCCAGACCTATTTTGAGGGCGTTTACCTCTACGATGTCAAAATAAGCGATTTCAAAGCCGAGAAGCCGATAGTCTTCAAAAACTCACAGGTCAGGACGATACTCTTCGACGGCGTTAACGTGCCGGGTGTGACCTTCTACAATTCCACCGTGGGCAGGCTGGTCGTCTTTGAGAGCGAGCTCGGAACGTTCACCGTTCACGGTTCCCACGTCTTCGGCCTGAACCTGCTCCGCGTTGGGTTCTCCAACTCGGTCTACATCAGGAATTCGAGCGTTCGCTACGTCATGATAAACTCGACCGAGTACACCGGCAAGGGGGAGGAGGGCGAGAGGGAGTACGGGGAGCGCAGAACCGCGACCGGGAGGATAGAGCTGAGCGACCTGAGTGAAGTCCGCAGGATTGGAATAAACGTCCGCTATCCCCTCCTGCGGAAGATCCTCGAGGAGCATGGAATAAAGCCATCCGAATCGCGCGAAAGGGCCGTTAAGGCCACCGCCCTCGTTCTCCGGAACATAGGCTTCGACCAGTCGGCGCGCTTCAAGAGGCAGGTCAGGCTGAGCGTGCGGAGATTCCACGGCAACCTCGTGCTCGAGAACCTCAACGTCTTCGGTCACGCCGAAATCCTTGGAAGCTGGCTCAGGAATCCCGAGTTCGTGCACACGAGGGTCATGGGCAACCTGATATTCCGGAAGGTATCCTTCCACGGCGACTTCGCCTGGAACTCCACGGTTCTGCCCAACATTCCTGTGGAACTCAACGTCGAGGGCTTCGTTGAGGTCGAGGATTGCAGGTTCAACAGCCACCGAGCGGCTGAGGTTCTCTACCGCCTCGCCAGGATAAGCTGGGAGCGGAACGGGGACTTCGAGAGGGCCGACCGGTACTACTATCTGGAGATGGTGGCCAAGAGAAACTCCCGGCTGAGCGGCAGGGGAAGGGGCATTAAAAGGCTCTTCATGAGGATGGAGGCGCTCTTCGAGTGGCTCTTCGCGGATTTGACCTGTAAATACGGCACCGACTGGAAGAGGCCAATACTGATATGGCTTGCGGCTGTTAACGTCTTCTTCCCCATCTTATTCTTCCTGACGCGGAGCGTCGAGGGCATCTCTGGGGCTATGGGCTTCCTCGACTACGAGTACTTCAGCGTTGTCACCGCGACGACCCTCGGCTACGGCGACTACCACCCGATAGGGATGGGCAGGGTAATAGCCTCCGTGGAAGCCCTGTTTGGCATGTTCATGTGGGCGGTTTTCCTGACTGTGTTCGCGAGGAGATACATGAGGTGA
- a CDS encoding ATP-NAD kinase family protein, whose translation MIGLIINPIAGMGGKVALKGTDGVVEEAVRRGAKPIAQDLVRLFLEELSHYDEAGGIRFITGPGPLGEDVLKEFDFEFGVIRHREIRYREVDGARIPDTTSDDTRELARRMRGKVDLLLFAGGDGTARDVVEAIDENLPILGIPTGVKMYSGVFAYSPEDAARVLVDFLHGRARLEEREVRDIDEDAYRHDEVKARTYGKAIVPVVETLVQGSKERIPLSEEDELEAIAEAVAEEILENDGIYFLGSGSTVKRIKEGLGIEGTLLGVDVVEVKDGKVRLVVKDATEEDLLRFADREPRVVVTVIGGLGFLFGRGNQQFSAEVLRRIPRENITVVATPSKLENGPLRVYTGNREVDEKLRGYMKVRVSPWMERMVRVV comes from the coding sequence ATGATAGGTCTTATAATCAATCCCATAGCCGGAATGGGCGGGAAGGTGGCACTGAAGGGCACAGACGGAGTCGTTGAGGAGGCCGTGAGGAGAGGAGCTAAGCCTATTGCCCAGGACCTTGTGAGGCTCTTTTTGGAGGAGCTTTCCCACTACGATGAGGCCGGTGGAATAAGGTTCATTACGGGCCCGGGCCCTTTAGGAGAAGACGTTCTCAAGGAGTTTGACTTTGAGTTCGGGGTGATACGACACAGGGAAATCCGCTACCGGGAGGTCGATGGGGCTAGGATACCGGACACAACATCGGACGATACCAGGGAGCTTGCGAGAAGGATGCGTGGGAAGGTTGACCTCCTCCTCTTTGCTGGCGGTGATGGGACGGCCAGGGATGTGGTTGAGGCAATCGATGAGAATCTCCCGATCCTTGGAATCCCAACGGGCGTTAAGATGTACTCGGGGGTTTTTGCATATTCCCCGGAAGACGCGGCAAGGGTTCTGGTGGATTTTCTCCACGGGCGCGCCAGGCTGGAGGAGCGTGAGGTGAGGGACATAGATGAAGACGCCTACCGCCACGACGAGGTTAAGGCAAGAACCTACGGGAAGGCCATCGTCCCGGTTGTCGAGACCCTTGTGCAGGGCAGCAAGGAGAGAATCCCCCTCAGCGAGGAAGACGAGCTTGAGGCGATCGCTGAAGCCGTCGCCGAGGAAATCCTGGAGAACGATGGAATATACTTCCTTGGCTCCGGTTCGACGGTGAAGAGGATAAAGGAGGGACTGGGAATAGAGGGAACCCTTCTCGGGGTGGACGTTGTTGAGGTGAAGGACGGCAAGGTCAGGCTCGTTGTCAAAGATGCCACAGAGGAAGACTTGCTCCGTTTTGCCGATAGAGAACCCAGGGTGGTTGTCACGGTTATAGGCGGCCTCGGGTTCCTCTTCGGGCGGGGCAATCAGCAGTTCTCGGCCGAGGTGTTGAGGAGGATTCCCAGGGAAAACATAACAGTCGTTGCCACCCCTTCCAAGCTCGAAAACGGCCCGCTCAGGGTTTACACTGGGAACAGGGAGGTGGATGAGAAGCTGCGCGGATACATGAAGGTCAGGGTGAGTCCCTGGATGGAGAGGATGGTGAGGGTCGTTTAG
- a CDS encoding RNA-guided endonuclease InsQ/TnpB family protein has product MIQHMELCRWLYNQLLKAKRENPSLRKYDTQRLIVELKKENPELNNVYSKVLQMVNHQLWSNLKALNELKKRGHKVGKLRYKTSPNSWKILNYNQSGFKLDEERKRLHLSKIGEFPIKLHRRIKGKVKGVIIKRTRSGKWYAIFQVEEEPEPLPETGRTVGIDLGVRYFATDSDGNAFENPLFLEKSLERIKKLQRQLSRKQKGSKNLEKARVKLAKAYEKLYNQRRDFLHKLALYYVRNYDVIVLEELDAKNIVENGSSKGFKRRFLDSALKEFVRILSDKAGRAGRRVVFVEPAHTSRTCSRCGFVVEELGLSDRVFVCPRCGSELEMDRDLNASFYIWMKGWDGPDCLWREDLYPVSCPIRLSSRGKSSR; this is encoded by the coding sequence ATGATCCAGCACATGGAACTGTGCAGATGGCTCTACAACCAGCTCTTGAAGGCCAAGCGAGAGAACCCAAGTCTCCGGAAGTACGATACTCAAAGACTCATCGTCGAGCTGAAGAAGGAAAACCCCGAACTCAACAACGTGTATTCGAAAGTCCTCCAAATGGTGAACCACCAGCTCTGGTCAAACCTGAAAGCCCTGAACGAGCTCAAGAAAAGGGGCCACAAAGTCGGAAAACTACGCTACAAAACCTCGCCCAATAGCTGGAAGATTCTAAACTACAACCAGAGCGGCTTCAAGCTCGATGAGGAGCGGAAGAGACTGCACCTCTCAAAAATTGGCGAATTCCCCATCAAGCTCCACCGCAGGATTAAGGGCAAAGTGAAGGGCGTCATCATCAAGAGGACGAGGAGCGGAAAGTGGTACGCAATCTTTCAGGTTGAGGAGGAACCAGAACCGCTTCCAGAAACAGGGAGAACTGTAGGGATTGATTTGGGTGTTAGATACTTCGCAACCGACAGCGATGGGAACGCCTTTGAAAACCCGCTCTTCTTGGAGAAATCCCTTGAGCGGATTAAGAAACTCCAGCGGCAACTTTCGAGGAAACAAAAGGGTTCAAAGAACTTGGAGAAGGCAAGGGTGAAGCTGGCGAAGGCTTATGAGAAGCTTTACAACCAGAGGAGGGACTTCCTCCACAAGCTCGCCCTCTACTACGTCAGGAATTATGACGTCATAGTCCTTGAGGAGTTGGACGCTAAAAACATCGTGGAAAACGGCTCCTCCAAGGGGTTCAAGCGTCGTTTCCTTGATTCGGCTTTGAAGGAATTCGTTAGAATACTCTCCGACAAGGCTGGGAGGGCTGGTCGGAGGGTCGTTTTCGTTGAGCCTGCCCACACTTCGAGGACTTGCTCCCGCTGTGGGTTCGTCGTTGAGGAGTTGGGGCTTTCTGACAGGGTTTTTGTGTGCCCGAGGTGTGGGTCTGAATTGGAGATGGACAGGGATTTGAACGCTTCGTTCTATATTTGGATGAAGGGCTGGGACGGCCCGGATTGCCTGTGGAGGGAAGACCTCTACCCCGTTTCGTGCCCTATCAGGCTGTCGTCACGGGGCAAGTCTTCCCGATGA
- the tnpA gene encoding IS200/IS605 family transposase, with protein sequence MKYKLDKGAHSVYALYYHLILVVKYRKRVFTDDRIIDFLKQKIHEISETHEVEILAIETDQDHVHILFKAKPTLNIPKYINALKTITSREIRRNFPEVKEKLWRNAFWSPSYFLATSGQVTLDVLKAYVESQGERK encoded by the coding sequence ATGAAATACAAACTCGACAAAGGAGCCCACTCAGTTTACGCACTGTACTACCACCTAATTTTAGTCGTTAAATACAGGAAAAGAGTCTTTACAGACGACAGAATAATAGATTTCCTAAAACAGAAAATCCACGAAATCTCAGAAACGCACGAGGTAGAAATCCTCGCCATAGAAACCGACCAAGACCACGTTCACATACTCTTCAAGGCAAAACCAACCCTCAACATACCAAAATACATCAACGCCCTCAAGACCATAACCTCACGGGAGATACGCAGAAACTTCCCCGAAGTGAAGGAGAAACTGTGGAGGAACGCTTTCTGGTCGCCTTCATACTTCCTCGCTACTTCAGGCCAAGTGACACTCGACGTTCTCAAGGCATACGTCGAAAGCCAAGGTGAGAGGAAGTGA
- a CDS encoding cysteine desulfurase, with protein sequence MKIPEDVRKDIPLTEEVIYFDNTATSLTPKPVIEAMDEYYLRYRANVHRGIHRLSQMATHKYEESRKVVADFLNAKFEEIVFTKNTSESLNLVALGLEGIFKPGDRIVTTPYEHHSDLLPWQRLAKKLGLKLEYIEGDDEGNLDLSDAEKKIKGAKLVAVQHVSNALGVIHEVEELGKMAKEAGAIFVVDAAQSAGHMEVDVRKLQADFLGLSGHKGPMGPTGIGVLYINEEFFEAFEPPLIGGGTIEDVGLEGYKLTEPPERFEAGTPNIGGAIGLAAGIRYIEKIGVDKIERQEHKLVKRITEGLDELEVPWYGPRNLRKHAGVVSFNVPGLHPHDVAAVLDNHNIMVRSGHHCALPVMKRLGINGTVRASFHVYNSLEEVETFLGVMEELMKSLRS encoded by the coding sequence ATGAAAATTCCTGAGGATGTTAGGAAGGACATTCCGCTGACCGAGGAGGTCATATACTTCGACAACACGGCCACTTCACTCACGCCGAAGCCTGTTATAGAGGCGATGGACGAGTACTACCTCAGGTACCGCGCCAACGTCCACAGGGGAATACACAGGCTCTCCCAGATGGCGACCCACAAGTACGAGGAGAGCAGAAAGGTGGTTGCAGATTTCCTCAACGCCAAGTTCGAGGAGATAGTCTTCACCAAGAACACCAGCGAGAGCCTCAATCTGGTTGCCCTCGGTCTGGAGGGCATATTCAAGCCCGGCGACAGGATAGTGACGACCCCCTACGAGCACCACTCTGATCTGCTCCCCTGGCAGAGGTTAGCGAAAAAGCTCGGCCTCAAGCTTGAGTACATAGAAGGCGACGACGAGGGCAACCTAGATTTGAGCGACGCGGAGAAGAAGATTAAGGGCGCGAAGCTGGTCGCTGTTCAGCACGTCTCCAACGCCCTCGGAGTTATCCACGAGGTCGAGGAGCTCGGCAAGATGGCCAAAGAAGCTGGAGCGATATTCGTCGTCGATGCCGCCCAGAGCGCCGGCCATATGGAGGTGGACGTGAGGAAGCTCCAAGCGGATTTCCTGGGGCTTTCCGGCCACAAGGGGCCGATGGGACCAACTGGCATAGGCGTTCTCTACATCAACGAGGAGTTCTTTGAGGCTTTTGAGCCTCCACTGATAGGCGGGGGAACGATAGAGGACGTTGGACTGGAGGGCTACAAGCTGACCGAGCCGCCGGAAAGGTTCGAGGCGGGGACACCAAACATAGGCGGTGCAATAGGCCTCGCCGCAGGAATAAGGTACATCGAGAAAATAGGGGTAGACAAGATCGAAAGACAGGAGCACAAGCTAGTCAAGAGAATAACAGAGGGCCTCGATGAGCTTGAAGTGCCGTGGTACGGGCCGAGGAACCTGAGGAAGCATGCCGGTGTGGTGAGCTTCAACGTCCCCGGCCTTCACCCCCACGACGTTGCCGCGGTCCTCGACAACCACAACATCATGGTGAGGAGCGGCCACCACTGTGCTCTGCCCGTCATGAAGAGGCTCGGAATAAACGGTACGGTTAGAGCCTCGTTCCACGTCTACAACAGCCTCGAAGAAGTTGAGACCTTCCTCGGCGTCATGGAGGAGCTGATGAAAAGTTTGAGAAGTTAG
- the hypE gene encoding hydrogenase expression/formation protein HypE translates to MVEKIKLEHGAGGEIMEELLRDVILKNLSLKSAGGIGLDALDDGATIPFGDKHIVFTIDGHTVRPLFFPGGDIGRLAVSGTVNDLAVMGAKPLALANSMIIGEGFDGEDLKRILRSMDETAKEVPVPIVTGDTKVVEDGIGIFVITAGIGIAERPVSDAGAKVGDVVLVSGTVGDHGIALMSHREGIAFETELESDVAPIWEVVEAVAKAIGWEKVHAMKDPTRGGLSNALNEMARKANVGILIREADVPVRPEVRAASDMLGISPFDVANEGKVVMVVPREHAEEALEAMRRTEKGRNAAVIGEVIGDYRGKVLVETGIGGKRFLEPPAGDPVPRVC, encoded by the coding sequence ATGGTTGAGAAGATAAAGCTCGAACACGGGGCAGGCGGAGAGATAATGGAAGAGCTCCTGAGGGACGTTATACTCAAAAACCTGAGCCTAAAATCGGCCGGGGGGATAGGCTTAGACGCCCTTGACGACGGGGCAACGATACCCTTTGGCGATAAGCACATCGTCTTCACGATAGACGGCCACACGGTCAGGCCGCTCTTCTTCCCGGGCGGAGACATTGGTAGATTGGCCGTCAGCGGGACGGTGAACGATCTAGCAGTTATGGGAGCAAAGCCCCTCGCCCTAGCCAACTCCATGATAATTGGCGAAGGCTTCGACGGGGAAGACCTGAAGAGAATCCTCCGCTCAATGGACGAGACCGCCAAGGAGGTGCCCGTTCCCATAGTCACCGGTGACACCAAGGTCGTCGAGGACGGGATAGGTATCTTTGTCATAACGGCAGGAATCGGAATCGCCGAGAGGCCGGTGAGCGACGCCGGGGCGAAAGTTGGCGACGTCGTTCTCGTCAGCGGCACCGTTGGCGACCACGGGATAGCTTTGATGAGCCATAGGGAAGGCATAGCCTTCGAGACCGAGCTTGAGAGTGACGTTGCCCCTATATGGGAGGTCGTTGAGGCGGTAGCCAAAGCAATAGGCTGGGAGAAGGTTCATGCGATGAAGGACCCAACCAGGGGTGGCTTGAGCAACGCCCTCAACGAGATGGCGAGGAAGGCCAACGTGGGCATACTCATAAGGGAGGCAGATGTCCCCGTCAGGCCGGAGGTCAGGGCCGCGAGCGACATGCTCGGAATAAGCCCCTTCGATGTCGCCAACGAGGGCAAGGTCGTCATGGTCGTTCCAAGGGAGCACGCGGAGGAAGCGCTGGAAGCTATGAGGCGCACTGAGAAGGGTAGGAACGCGGCGGTAATAGGTGAGGTCATAGGGGACTACAGAGGTAAAGTTCTGGTCGAGACGGGAATAGGAGGAAAACGCTTCCTTGAGCCGCCGGCCGGAGACCCGGTTCCGAGGGTCTGCTGA